One genomic segment of Vulpes vulpes isolate BD-2025 chromosome 2, VulVul3, whole genome shotgun sequence includes these proteins:
- the SERINC2 gene encoding serine incorporator 2 isoform X2, which produces MGACLGACSLLSCASCLCGSAPCILCSCCPSSPNSTVTRLIFTAFLFLGVLVSIIMLSPGVESQLYKLPWVCEEGAGTSIILQGHIDCGSLLGHRAVYRMCFATAAFFFLFALFMICVRSSRDPRAAIQNGFWFFKFLILVGITVGAFYIPDGSFSDIWFYFGVVGSFLFILIQLVLFIDFAHSWNQRWLGKAEECDSRAWYAGLFFFTLLFYTLSIAAVTLLFIYYTQPGTCYEGKIFIGLNLTLCVCVSIVAVLPKVQDAQPNSGLLQASVITLYTMFVTWLALSSVPDQKCNPHLLTRFSNETVLAGPDGYETHWWDAPNIVGLIIFILCTLFIGLRSSDHRQVNNLMQTEECPSALEAPQQQQVVVGQGRAFDNEQDGVTYSYSFFHFCLVLASLHIMMTLTNWYRPGETRKMISTWTAVWVKICASWAGLLLYLWTLVAPLLLPNRDFS; this is translated from the exons atGGGGGCCTGCCTGGGCGCCTGCTCGCTGCTCAGCTGC GCGTCCTGCCTCTGCGGCTCTGCCCCCTGCATCCTGTGCAGCTGCTGCCCCTCCAGCCCCAACTCCACCGTGACCCGCCTCATCTTCACGGCCTTTCTCTTCCTGGGAGTGCTGGTGTCCATCATCATGCTGAGCCCTGGCGTGGAGAGCCAGCTCTACAAG CTGCCATGGGTGTGCGAGGAGGGGGCCGGGACCTCCATCATCCTGCAGGGACACATCGACTGTGGCTCCCTGCTCGGCCACCGCGCTGTCTACCGCATGTGCTTTGCGACAGcagcctttttcttcctcttcgcCCTGTTTATGATCTGCGTGCGCAGCAGCCGGGACCCCAGGGCTGCCATCCAGAACGG ATTTTGGTTCTTCAAGTTCCTGATACTTGTGGGCATCACCGTGGGCGCGTTTTACATCCCCGACGGCTCCTTCTCTGACA tcTGGTTCTACTTTGGTGTCGTGGGCTCCTTCCTCTTCATCCTCATCCAGCTGGTGCTGTTCATCGACTTTGCACACTCCTGGAACCAGCGGTGGCTGGGCAAGGCTGAGGAATGTGACTCCCGGGCCTGGTATGCTG gcctcTTCTTCTTCACCCTCCTCTTCTACACGCTGTCCATTGCGGCCGTGACACTGCTGTTCATCTACTACACCCAGCCCGGCACCTGCTACGAGGGCAAGATCTTCATCGGCCTCaacctcactctctgtgtctgtgtctccatTGTCGCCGTCCTGCCCAAGGTCCAG GATGCCCAGCCCAACTCAGGTCTGCTGCAGGCCTCTGTCATCACGCTCTACACCATGTTTGTCACCTGGTTGGCCCTGTCCAGTGTCCCCG ACCAGAAATGCAACCCCCACCTGCTGACCCGCTTCAGCAACGAGACGGTCCTGGCAGGCCCTGATGGCTACGAGACCCACTGGTGGGATGCACCGAACATCGTGGGACTCATCATCTTTATCCTCTGCACCCTCTTCATCGG TCTGCGCTCCTCGGACCACCGGCAGGTGAACAACCTGATGCAGACGGAAGAGTGCCCGTCCGCACTGGAGGCcccacagcagcagcaggtggTGGTCGGCCAGGGCCGGGCCTTCGACAATGAGCAGGATGGTGTCACCTACAGCTACTCTTTCTTCCACTTTTGCCTGGTGCTTGCATCCTTGCACATAATGATGACACTCACCAACTGGTACAG ACCTGGCGAGACCCGGAAGATGATCAGCACGTGGACGGCCGTGTGGGTGAAGATCTGTGCCAGCTGGGCGGGGCTGCTCCTTTACCTGTGGACTCTGGTGGCCCCGCTCCTCCTGCCAAACCGCGACTTTAGCTGA
- the SERINC2 gene encoding serine incorporator 2 isoform X1 — translation MDGRMMRSMRLKEEESPERVSPASCLCGSAPCILCSCCPSSPNSTVTRLIFTAFLFLGVLVSIIMLSPGVESQLYKLPWVCEEGAGTSIILQGHIDCGSLLGHRAVYRMCFATAAFFFLFALFMICVRSSRDPRAAIQNGFWFFKFLILVGITVGAFYIPDGSFSDIWFYFGVVGSFLFILIQLVLFIDFAHSWNQRWLGKAEECDSRAWYAGLFFFTLLFYTLSIAAVTLLFIYYTQPGTCYEGKIFIGLNLTLCVCVSIVAVLPKVQDAQPNSGLLQASVITLYTMFVTWLALSSVPDQKCNPHLLTRFSNETVLAGPDGYETHWWDAPNIVGLIIFILCTLFIGLRSSDHRQVNNLMQTEECPSALEAPQQQQVVVGQGRAFDNEQDGVTYSYSFFHFCLVLASLHIMMTLTNWYRPGETRKMISTWTAVWVKICASWAGLLLYLWTLVAPLLLPNRDFS, via the exons ATGGACGGGAGGATG atgagaagcaTGAGGCTGAAAGAGGAGGAGTCACCGGAACGAGTCAGCCCG GCGTCCTGCCTCTGCGGCTCTGCCCCCTGCATCCTGTGCAGCTGCTGCCCCTCCAGCCCCAACTCCACCGTGACCCGCCTCATCTTCACGGCCTTTCTCTTCCTGGGAGTGCTGGTGTCCATCATCATGCTGAGCCCTGGCGTGGAGAGCCAGCTCTACAAG CTGCCATGGGTGTGCGAGGAGGGGGCCGGGACCTCCATCATCCTGCAGGGACACATCGACTGTGGCTCCCTGCTCGGCCACCGCGCTGTCTACCGCATGTGCTTTGCGACAGcagcctttttcttcctcttcgcCCTGTTTATGATCTGCGTGCGCAGCAGCCGGGACCCCAGGGCTGCCATCCAGAACGG ATTTTGGTTCTTCAAGTTCCTGATACTTGTGGGCATCACCGTGGGCGCGTTTTACATCCCCGACGGCTCCTTCTCTGACA tcTGGTTCTACTTTGGTGTCGTGGGCTCCTTCCTCTTCATCCTCATCCAGCTGGTGCTGTTCATCGACTTTGCACACTCCTGGAACCAGCGGTGGCTGGGCAAGGCTGAGGAATGTGACTCCCGGGCCTGGTATGCTG gcctcTTCTTCTTCACCCTCCTCTTCTACACGCTGTCCATTGCGGCCGTGACACTGCTGTTCATCTACTACACCCAGCCCGGCACCTGCTACGAGGGCAAGATCTTCATCGGCCTCaacctcactctctgtgtctgtgtctccatTGTCGCCGTCCTGCCCAAGGTCCAG GATGCCCAGCCCAACTCAGGTCTGCTGCAGGCCTCTGTCATCACGCTCTACACCATGTTTGTCACCTGGTTGGCCCTGTCCAGTGTCCCCG ACCAGAAATGCAACCCCCACCTGCTGACCCGCTTCAGCAACGAGACGGTCCTGGCAGGCCCTGATGGCTACGAGACCCACTGGTGGGATGCACCGAACATCGTGGGACTCATCATCTTTATCCTCTGCACCCTCTTCATCGG TCTGCGCTCCTCGGACCACCGGCAGGTGAACAACCTGATGCAGACGGAAGAGTGCCCGTCCGCACTGGAGGCcccacagcagcagcaggtggTGGTCGGCCAGGGCCGGGCCTTCGACAATGAGCAGGATGGTGTCACCTACAGCTACTCTTTCTTCCACTTTTGCCTGGTGCTTGCATCCTTGCACATAATGATGACACTCACCAACTGGTACAG ACCTGGCGAGACCCGGAAGATGATCAGCACGTGGACGGCCGTGTGGGTGAAGATCTGTGCCAGCTGGGCGGGGCTGCTCCTTTACCTGTGGACTCTGGTGGCCCCGCTCCTCCTGCCAAACCGCGACTTTAGCTGA